The window GGCCTGTCTTTGACTTTGATTGTAGTGGTTGAGTCTCATCCTGACAATGCATTAGAGGACCTTAGGCTAGATCAGCCATTTACAGAGCTGAAGAACCATATAGAGTCCTATGACCTGGACAACATGAAGAAGAAGGTGAGATGAAAAATGACGATTACCACGTCAATATTGTAATTGCTGATTCTTTGTTAATTGTAAATGACTGTCGGCCTACATttcgtgtgtttgttttaggatCACAACCATACACCCTGGATTATTGTTGTTGCCAAATACTTGGAAAAATGGTATAGTGAGGTAATTCTTGAAATGTGCTTATAACAGTGGTTCTCATCTCTAGTCCGCATTATCCATTTTTGCCCCAACACTGATAAAACACACCTGTACAAGCTAATCAATGTCTTCAAGAATAGACGTGTTCAACCTAATGTGTGGCCTATCGTATTAAAGTACTGCAAGAGCGTTTCAAAAGCATACAGTTTGAATCACTCTCGTGGTACTTTAATGTCATACGTCGATAGATTTGCGCTGCGCCGAAAATGATGTCTTCCTGAAGACATTTGATTCACTTGGTCAGGTGTGTTTTATCAAGGTCAGGACTAAACTTGGAAGGATAATGGATCTCACAGGCCAGAGCTAAGAACCACTTGCTTATAATATGTGCTTAATGTGCGTAAGACCTCACTAATGTTAAAGCTTATCATCCTATGTGTCCTCTGGTTCAGCACAACTCAGAGTTACCGAAGAATTATAAGGAGAAGGAAGCTTTCAGACAACTCGTCAGAGAAGGTCATTTAATTGATTGTAATCATACTGTCATATTTCAGCCATTAGTTTAGCTTACCTCTGTGTTTATGAgttttttattcctgttttctCAGGAATGCTTAAGAATGAGAGTGGAACACCAGAGGATGAAGAGAACTTTGAGGAGGCTATCAAGAATGTGAACACAGTTTTAAACCCCACCAAGGTAGATCTTCTCACCTCAAAGGTAATCTGCGTGCTGTGCTGTACTTTAATATGTATTGACCTTTGTTTCTCATCCTCATATAGATCTCTAGCGCAGTGGAGGACATTTTTAACATGGAGCAGTGTGAAAACATTACCTCGCAGGTTTGAAGCTTTCTGTTTTCATCCCTTAActtatgtgtgtgttatatgcAACGTTTAAACGATAACTTCATTGGTAGCAGCTCTCATGGTGTTATGTTTATCTTTTTCCACTGGATTTGTTTTGCGTGTTTAACATAGAGCCCGTCTTTCTGGGTGATGGCACGTGGAGTGCGAGACTTTGTTCGAAATAAGGGAAGCGGAAACCTGCCTGTGCGCGGAATCATCCCGGACATGATCGCTGACTCAGACAAATTTATCAAGTTACAAAATGTGTaggtattatttattttttattagatttcaGACTACAGTAAGTCAGAAAAGTTCTTGTTGTAATGAATTAGTGagtttatattgttattaatactcaaatgatttttttgtttggctaACCGTGTTCACTTTGGATGACTCCAGAACTTAAGTAACGTTGCTTTAGAGATTGTGTTGGTACACTAGGCTGTTTGATACAAGGGCATTTGTTTGTCTCCTTCAATTTCAGCTATAGAGAAAAAGCAATGAAGGATGCTACAATCGTGTCCAAACATATTGAATCTCTTTTACACTCAGTTGGAAAggtatttatataattaaacataCTGAGTTGTGATAATAGCACTTATTATCTTGTATGTGCACGCTAACGTTTACCTTTGGGGTTGATTGGCTTCATGATGCTACTAATAATGACTGTATGTTTATTTCAAAGACTCCAGAGAGCATCTCAGAACAGGAAATAAAACTCTTCTGTGAGTACTGCTATTGTTCAACATGCATATTACTACATGAACAATGAATGTTCCAGTACAAAATATTCATCTAGGATATCTACGATAATTGTATATTGTTCTGGCGTTGTGTGGAAATGGTAAGTATGTGGCATTTTATTCCCTGCAGGTAAGAATGCAGCTTTTCTCAGGGTGGTGCGATGCAGGTCTTTGGTAGATGAGTACAGTGTAGATGCCTTTAACAAAGATGAAATCAGTAAGTATTAGGTTCTCTGTGGATTCTTTCGATGGCTTGTGGTTTATTTCTCAGAATGGTTATAAAGGTTCATCATCAGTAGGTCATGTATGTGGTTAAGTGGTTATTTCTCTCTCCACAGCCTCCTGCATGGGCTGTCCTGACAGTGAGATGGTCCTCTACCTCATGCTCCGCTCAGTTGAACGCTTCTATCAACAACACTCACGTTACCCAGGTCACTACAGTTTTTATTGATATGTCTATGAATGCATCAAATATCATGTTAAtaccttgttttttttacaaagttattACAGGTAACTTGTGTCATGTAAATACAATGTCGATGGTGTATATCAAAATACTATGGTATTACCAAAATAAAGCTATTTGTTAAAGTACTATATGCGATCATATGAATTGTCACTATTAAATTACAGtctgactgtttttttttaggtgTCTACAATTACCAGGTGGAGGAAGACATTAATAAACTGAAGCTTTGTGTAAATAGTCTTCTACTGGAGTACAGTCTGAACGTCAATGTGAAAGATGATTACATCCATGAGTTGTACGTTTAACCCTTATGTACTTGACGAATATTTGTATGAAAATATGCTTTATAACATTGACAGTAAAAAAGCGCACATGCTCCCATGTTAATTTTGTGTCTTCCAGCTGTCGTTATGGAGCTGCCGAGCCACACACAGTCGCTGCTTTTTTGGGAGGTGAATATGAACGTGCTTTTACGTAACAGACTACCTGGTCACACGCTCATGCATGTGATGGCCACTTGAACTATATGGATTTTATTTGGAAGTAAGATCTCTTGTGGTTTTCCTGTAGGGACAGCAGCTCAAGAAGCCATCAAAATCATTACACATCAGTTTGTACCTTTCAACAACACGTTCATCTATAACGCCATGGCACAGACTTCTGCGACTTTTCAGCTGTAGAACAATCTTCTCCATCTGGTCATCATTCCAAAATCTTCCATTTCACCTATTTGTGCATCAAAGGGGCGCTAAAGTTTGTTTCTACTTGTATCGATTAGATGTTGTTGCTCTGACGAGAATAAACAGTGTATTTAAATTGCTTTTGTTGTAGTTTGTCTGCTCATATTCCCATGATTGAATAAGGTTAAACAGATCATCATATGTGTCTGTTCACTAGCGTGgtataaatgacttttttataaaagtgtgaCCCATGGTGGTAGGACAAAACTCACCTGGACCGTGCGTCCAGCTAATTGTTACATTCAGTTGCATGACTACTTTTAAATTAAGCTAAATGAGAAAACATGTGTCCCCGGTAAATGTCCTCACCAGCAATTTTGCGGTTTTACAGCTTTATATTTGGGATACCAAGTCTTGCATTTAGTTTGCGTGTAGTATGGTACAAACATGTGACAATTTGACATTGTAACTGAAGAACTACTGTTTATGTAAGCCAAATATTTTCTATGTGTCTTTGTTACACCAAGGACCGGTGCGGTGAGCGGCTGTTGTGTGTTCGAGTAAATTACAGAGTGATTTCTAGCTGTAGGGTGGAGTGCTGTGTTTCTACGGCCTGTCTAGAAAGCAGAAAGCTCTCTGTGGTTTAGGAAATAGCTAGGTTTACCTCACAAAGTCTAGATGCAGAAAGAACACAATCAGTGTCACAAGCTTCTGTTTTCATTCCcagtcctttttttaaatgccaagAAGTTTAGGTGGTTTGAAATGTCGAGACAGTCGTCAATatgttgctgtgtgttttaaagcCTAAATCCAGCGGAGGGCaccattttccttttttttagcATGCATTCTGCCCTCAAATGTtgtccctttttttaaatgaacattccATAGAAGAGTGAATAATTCATAACTGCAGGCTGACCTTAAATTGATTGGGCAGGACAATGTTAATAAGAAACCAGCTGATGTTGATCAGTTACTTCATTGGGTTCGCAGAAGCAGATTGTGAAGAACGTTAAAAAAACTCACTGATGTATAAAGATTGCAAACTATGCAGAATGTGCATTATAAACTTTCTGTGAGGTAATATCTGGGCCgtgtttataaatgttgacCTCAGCCTGCAGCAATTGAATGGAAATTCCCCCCAAGGAGATTCTGCTCCTTCTGGACAAAGATTGACATTGAAAGCACAGCTAAACAGTCTTTCTCTATTCAGCCATCCGATCGATACCATCTCACTGAAGCCTTTTTTAGAAATACCATTGACTGTTTTGGTAATCAGTTTTTTGTAACCTGTAGTAATGTATAGCTTGCTGCCTCCGTACAGGACTTATTAGCATTCGGTGTGCTTTACCATCACATGGCACTACCACAGCCTCTTTCCACAACAAAACACCTGATGCAGTGTAGATAAAAATGGATACTTGGGCCTGAATCTTTACTCCCCAGTGACAGCTGCAGTTGGGAGGACAGAATTGGTGAGGAGGAACAGCAGGAGCCAAAATGTGGCGAGAAGGAAGTTCAGGGTGCCATACAGCTTTGTCGACAAATTCAGAcacatcattcactcaccctctatatattgtatattttgaataatgttggtaaccgaacaatgagGGTACACGTtgtcttgcattggttttgtgtccatacaatagaagtgaatggtgaGTACCCATGGTTAccagacattcttcaaaatatcttcttttgtgttctgcagaagaaagaaagttacactgctttgaaatgacgagggtgagtaaatgataacagaattgtcatttttgagtgaaccatCCCTTAAACACCATTGCAAAATGTGAGGATACAGTATACCCCTGCAGGTTGACAGGTTGTGACATCTATATGATCATGTTTTGATTGAAACTCTACCGATTAATGGGTTGACAATGCTCTTTATGTCAATTTTCCCTTTGTCTTTACAAGAAGCTATATTTTATGTGGATCTCCAAGTCCCGAATCCCATCCCCAAGGGAAAAGTGCTGAACAGGGCAGCTCTTATTCATTAATATGGATGACTGAAGCCAAGGACCATCCAGAGAGGCGACACACAGCCTCTCATAAACACGCCCTGCTCTCCAGATAAAGAGACAGTGATAGAGCAATACTATCACTACATTCATTCACACACATATAACATTCATTCCTCGTTGTCTTGTCTGCCATGTGAGCGGGAAAGTCCGGTAGTCACACAAATACAGGAATATAACACTCAATAGGCCGGAGAAGATAAATAAGCAATACAATCTGATTTGCATGATGACGGCCCCATTGgataatgtttaatgcataaCTTCTCGTATATTCATTAACCATTGTGAAAAATCTGTCAGATATCCATATCATATCCACATAAATACATTGAGTCATCAATACGTCAGTTATCAAGAGGACATTCATTATCTGCGTTCACAGAGGAGGGGCTGAACAATAGATGAGTTAGCTTTGTTGTGTGGTCAGCAGTAATGTGAAAATCAATGCGCCAATTTTTGAACACTGACACAGCACAAGTGATTCTTTTTCTAGCAATTTGCAATGTATTTATGTTTCAAAGCTCAAATAAATCACTGCATCGATATAGCTATTCATACACATATGTGTCTCCACATCTAAAAACACCCATAAAGTAAAAAGCAGAGGAGGGAGTTAATGGAAAGGGGCTGAAGGAAGGTGGGG of the Triplophysa dalaica isolate WHDGS20190420 chromosome 1, ASM1584641v1, whole genome shotgun sequence genome contains:
- the LOC130427062 gene encoding NEDD8-activating enzyme E1 regulatory subunit-like, with translation MTDLKASKEQKYDRQLRLWGDHGQEALENAHVCLINATASGTEILKNLVLPGIGAFTLVDGHKVSGEDVGNNFFLSNNSIGKNRAQAATELLQELNGDVSGNFVEESPDQLLDNDPEFFHRFSLVISVQLPESTYLRLSTVLWEAGVPFLVCRTYGLVGYMRLAVKEHTVVESHPDNALEDLRLDQPFTELKNHIESYDLDNMKKKDHNHTPWIIVVAKYLEKWYSEHNSELPKNYKEKEAFRQLVREGMLKNESGTPEDEENFEEAIKNVNTVLNPTKISSAVEDIFNMEQCENITSQSPSFWVMARGVRDFVRNKGSGNLPVRGIIPDMIADSDKFIKLQNVYREKAMKDATIVSKHIESLLHSVGKTPESISEQEIKLFCKNAAFLRVVRCRSLVDEYSVDAFNKDEITSCMGCPDSEMVLYLMLRSVERFYQQHSRYPGVYNYQVEEDINKLKLCVNSLLLEYSLNVNVKDDYIHEFCRYGAAEPHTVAAFLGGTAAQEAIKIITHQFVPFNNTFIYNAMAQTSATFQL